One region of Quercus lobata isolate SW786 chromosome 2, ValleyOak3.0 Primary Assembly, whole genome shotgun sequence genomic DNA includes:
- the LOC115976000 gene encoding receptor protein kinase TMK1 — protein sequence MKKKTHSEHNNKLLVLAIFVSGFSSIFLCVSSQANPPASSDDTSVMLALKKTLNAPDSLGWSDPDPCRWNHVVCSDNKRVTRIQIGHQNLKGTLPPTLQNLTQLERLELQFNELSGPLPSLNGLASLQVLLLSSNQFSFIPSDFFTGMSSLQSLEIDNNPFAGWEIPETLKDASTLQNFSANSANITGTIPEFFSADVFPGLTNLHLAFNSLQGGLPLTFAHSPIESLWVNGQASDGKLSGPIDVIQNMTFLQEVWLQSNAFSGPLPDFTSLKELESLSLRDNKFTGPVPVSLLSLKSLKVVNLTNNLLQGQMPEFSSGVAVDMSDGSNSFCLPTPGECDSRVNTLLSIVKLMGYPLKFAISWTGNDPCVNWIGITCSNGNITIVNFQNLGLTGSISTEFSSLKSLQKLILADNNLTGSIPVELTTLPALAVLDVSNNQLYGKIPAFKSNVMVKTNGNPDIGKEKSSSSTSGAPSQIPVSPSTGTGSQNSGGSGKGGKKSSTIIGLIVFSVVGGVFLIFLIGLLVFCLNKMKQKRFSRVQSPNAMVIHPRHSASDSESVKITVAGSSVSVGAVSEAQNLPGSEPGDIQMVEAGNMVISIQVLRNVTNNFSEQNILGQGGFGTVYKGELHDGTKIAVKRMESGVIAGKGLTEFKSEIAVLTKVRHRHLVALLGYCLDGNERLLVYEYMPQGTLSRHIFNWAEEGLKPLEWTKRLTLALDVARGVEYLHGLAHQSFIHRDLKPSNILLGDDMRAKVADFGLVRLAPEGKGSIETRIAGTFGYLAPEYAVTGRVTTKVDIFSFGVILMELITGRKALDETQPEESMHLVTWFKRMYINKDSFCKAIDPTIDLNEETIASISKVAELAGYCCAREPFQRPDMGHAVNVLSSLVELWKPSDQNPEDLYGIDLEMSLPQALKKWQAYEGGSNMESSSSSLLPSLDNTQTSIPTRPYGFAESFTSADGR from the exons ATGAAGAAGAAAACTCACTCTGAACACAACAACAAGCTCTTGGTTTTAGCCATTTTTGTTTCTGGGTTCTCTTCAATCTTCCTCTGTGTTAGCTCTCAAGCAAACCCGCCGGCGAGTTCAGATGACACTTCAGTAATGTTAGCTCTCAAGAAGACTCTCAATGCACCCGACTCTCTCGGTTGGTCTGACCCGGACCCTTGCCGCTGGAACCATGTGGTCTGCTCAGATAACAAACGGGTCACCCGGATCCAAATCGGCCATCAAAACCTCAAAGGTACACTCCCTCCAACCCTGCAAAACTTGACCCAACTGGAACGCTTAGAGCTTCAATTCAACGAACTCTCAGGTCCACTTCCTAGCTTAAATGGCTTAGCTTCATTACAAGTACTTTTACTAAGTAGCAACCAGTTTAGTTTCATTCCTAGTGATTTCTTTACTGGTATGTCTTCGCTTCAGTCTCTTGAGATTGATAATAACCCATTTGCCGGTTGGGAAATCCCTGAAACTCTGAAAGACGCTTCCACACTTCAGAACTTTTCGGCCAACTCGGCCAATATTACTGGAACCATACCCGAGTTTTTCAGTGCCGATGTGTTTCCTGGTCTGACTAATTTGCACTTGGCTTTCAATAGCTTACAAGGTGGCTTGCCTTTGACATTTGCTCATTCACCAATTGAGTCCTTGTGGGTTAATGGGCAAGCAAGTGATGGTAAGCTTAGTGGCCCCATTGATGTTATACAAAACATGACTTTCTTGCAAGAGGTTTGGTTGCAAAGTAATGCCTTTTCGGGTCCTTTGCCCGATTTTACAAGCTTGAAAGAGTTGGAgagcttgagtttgagggaCAACAAGTTTACAGGCCCTGTGCCGGTGTCATTGTTGAGTCTTAAATCTTTGAAGGTTGTGAATTTGACAAACAATTTGCTTCAAGGACAAATGCCTGAGTTCTCAAGTGGGGTGGCAGTGGATATGTCCGATGGCTCAAATAGCTTTTGTTTGCCCACTCCTGGTGAGTGTGATTCTAGAGTGAATACATTGCTTTCGATTGTGAAATTAATGGGTTATCCGCTAAAGTTTGCGATTAGTTGGACTGGAAATGATCCGTGTGTGAATTGGATTGGGATCACTTGTAGCAATGGGAATATAACTATTGTGAATTTTCAGAATCTGGGTCTTACAGGTTCGATTTCTACTGAGTTTTCATCTCTCAAATCGTTGCAAAAACTCATACTTGCTGATAACAATCTTACGGGTTCAATTCCGGTGGAACTTACTACTCTGCCTGCGCTTGCTGTGCTAGATGTTTCAAACAATCAGCTGTATGGGAAAATCCCagcttttaagagtaatgtgaTGGTGAAGACTAATGGTAACCCTGATATAGGAAAGGAGAAAAGTAGTTCTTCAACTTCAGGTGCACCATCTCAGATTCCAGTGAGTCCATCTACAGGTACAGGTTCTCAAAATAGCGGTGGTTCTGGAAAAGGTGGCAAGAAATCTTCGACAATTATAGGATTAATTGTGTTTTCCGTTGTTGGAGGTGTGTTTCtgattttcttgattggttTGTTGGTTTTCTGTCTGAACAAGATGAAGCAAAAGCGATTTAGCAGAGTACAGAGCCCAAATGCAATGGTGATTCATCCTCGCCATTCTGCATCTGATAGTGAGAGTGTGAAGATCACAGTAGCAGGTTCGAGTGTTAGTGTTGGTGCAGTCAGTGAGGCACAAAATCTTCCTGGCAGTGAGCCTGGTGACATACAAATGGTTGAAGCAGGTAACATGGTGATATCGATCCAAGTCCTCAGGAACGTGACTAACAATTTCAGTGAACAAAATATATTGGGACAAGGAGGTTTTGGGACTGTCTACAAAGGGGAGTTGCATGATGGTACTAAGATTGCAGTAAAGAGAATGGAGTCCGGGGTAATAGCCGGCAAGGGATTGACTGAATTTAAGTCTGAGATTGCCGTTTTGACTAAGGTCCGGCACCGGCATCTTGTTGCCCTTCTTGGTTACTGCTTGGATGGGAATGAGAGGCTTCTTGTATATGAGTACATGCCTCAGGGCACACTCAGCAGGCATATATTCAACTGGGCAGAAGAAGGATTGAAACCACTGGAATGGACCAAAAGGTTGACCCTTGCCTTAGACGTGGCAAGGGGTGTTGAGTATCTCCATGGGTTGGCCCATCAAAGCTTTATACATAGGGACTTAAAGCCTTCAAACATTCTTCTTGGAGATGATATGAGAGCTAAGGTTGCGGATTTTGGCCTTGTGCGTCTTGCTCCAGAAGGGAAAGGCTCAATTGAGACAAGAATTGCTGGAACTTTCGGATACTTGGCGCCAGAATATGCAG TTACTGGTCGAGTGACAACCAAGGTCGACATATTTAGTTTTGGGGTGATTTTGATGGAGCTAATCACTGGGAGAAAAGCACTCGATGAGACCCAGCCTGAGGAGAGCATGCACCTTGTAACATGGTTCAAAAGAATGTACATCAACAAGGATTCGTTCTGCAAGGCAATTGACCCCACGATTGACCTCAATGAGGAAACAATTGCGAGTATAAGCAAAGTTGCTGAGTTGGCAGGATATTGTTGTGCAAGGGAACCATTTCAAAGACCCGACATGGGTCATGCTGTCAACGTGCTGTCATCTCTGGTTGAGCTTTGGAAACCAAGTGACCAAAATCCAGAAGACTTGTATGGCATTGACCTCGAAATGTCCTTGCCTCAAGCACTTAAGAAGTGGCAGGCTTATGAAGGTGGAAGCAACATGgaatcttcttcctcttcactTCTTCCAAGTTTAGACAATACTCAGACCAGCATACCAACACGCCCATACGGATTTGCTGAGTCTTTTACATCTGCAGATGGCAGATGA
- the LOC115976001 gene encoding zinc finger protein 4-like codes for MKPNFDLEIKALSESDSEVSSQVASNISIQETSAGPSNDSLTNCSHLTNLIVAQSESEPITLDLTLSFNTDDLCGRDSFGLSLSSTSESSNEPASHTTTAAISRVFSCNYCQRKFFSSQALGGHQNAHKRERTLAKRAMRMGIFSERYASLASLPLHGSSFRSLGIKAHSSAHYGFVPPVRPSEVRNNTRFQNGYMGMPIFVEDDEAELLWPGSFRQVAEAGNPPHPSFVLTESSNINFVEVTPQVDIDNSTPDLTLKL; via the coding sequence ATGAAACCTAACTTTGACCTTGAAATAAAAGCCCTTTCGGAAAGTGATTCTGAAGTTAGCAGCCAAGTCGCTTCCAACATATCCATTCAAGAAACCTCTGCAGGTCCCTCCAATGACAGCCTCACTAACTGTTCCCATCTCACTAATCTCATAGTGGCTCAATCAGAGTCGGAGCCAATCACTCTTGACTTGACTCTCAGCTTCAACACTGATGATCTATGTGGAAGGGATTCATTCGGACTCTCATTGTCAAGCACTAGCGAGAGTAGCAACGAACCAGCATCCCATACTACAACAGCAGCCATCTCACGAGTTTTTTCTTGCAATTACTGTCAACGCAAGTTCTTCAGCTCGCAGGCTCTTGGTGGACACCAAAATGCACATAAGAGAGAACGAACACTGGCAAAGCGGGCTATGCGAATGGGTATATTCTCAGAGAGGTATGCCAGCCTAGCATCTCTGCCTCTGCATGGATCTTCATTCAGGTCCCTGGGAATCAAAGCACACTCTTCAGCGCATTATGGCTTTGTGCCACCAGTTAGGCCTTCTGAGGTCAGAAACAATACAAGATTTCAAAATGGCTATATGGGAATGCCTATTTTCGTCGAGGATGATGAGGCAGAGCTGTTGTGGCCTGGTAGTTTCCGTCAAGTTGCTGAGGCAGGTAATCCTCCTCATCCTAGTTTTGTATTGACTGAAAGTTCAAACATAAATTTTGTAGAGGTGACTCCACAAGTTGACATAGACAACTCTACACCTGATCTCACACTGAAACTTTGA